From a region of the Tursiops truncatus isolate mTurTru1 chromosome 2, mTurTru1.mat.Y, whole genome shotgun sequence genome:
- the LOC117311076 gene encoding LOW QUALITY PROTEIN: small ribosomal subunit protein uS2-like (The sequence of the model RefSeq protein was modified relative to this genomic sequence to represent the inferred CDS: substituted 1 base at 1 genomic stop codon), whose product MSGALDVLQMEEDVLKFLAAGTHLGGTNLDFQMEQYIYKRKSDGIYIINLKRTWEKLLLAARAIVAIESPADVSVISSRNTGXRAVLKFAAATGATPTVCRFTPGTFTNQIQAAFREPRLLVVTDPRADHQPLTEASYVNLPTIALCNGDSPLRYVDIAIPCNSKGAHSVGLMWWMLAWEVLCMRGTVSREHPWEVMPDLYFYRDPEEIEKEEQAAAEKAVAKEEFQGEWTAPAPEFTATQPEVADWSEGVQVPCVSIQQFTTEDWSAQPAAEDWSAAPTAQATEWVGTTTEWS is encoded by the coding sequence ATGTCTGGAGCCCTTGATGTCCTGCAAATGGAGGAGGATGTCCTCAAATTCCTTGCAGCAGGAACCCACTTAGGTGGCACCAACCTTGACTTCCAAATGGAACAGTACATCTACAAAAGGAAAAGTGATGGCATCTACATCATAAATCTGAAGAGAACCTGGGAGAAGCTTCTGTTGGCAGCTCGTGCCATTGTTGCCATTGAAAGCCCAGCTGATGTCAGTGTCATATCCTCCAGGAATACTGGCTAGCGAGCTGTGCTGAAGTTTGCTGCTGCCACTGGAGCCACTCCTACTGTTTGCCGCTTCACTCCTGGAACCTTCACGAACCAGATCCAGGCAGCCTTCCGGGAGCCAAGACTTCTGGTGGTTACTGATCCCAGGGCTGACCACCAGCCTCTCACAGAGGCCTCTTACGTTAACCTGCCTACCATTGCTCTGTGTAACGGAGACTCTCCTCTGCGGTATGTGGACATTGCCATCCCATGTAACAGCAAGGGAGCTCACTCAGTGGGTCTGATGTGGTGGATGCTTGCCTGGGAAGTTCTGTGCATGCGTGGCACCGTCTCCCGTGAACACCCATGGGAGGTCATGCCTGATCTCTACTTCTACAGAGATCCTGaagagattgaaaaggaagagcaggCGGCAGCTGAGAAGGCTGTGGCCAAGGAGGAATTTCAAGGTGAATGGACTGCTCCAGCTCCTGAGTTCACTGCTACTCAGCCTGAGGTGGCGGACTGGTCTGAGGGTGTGCAGGTGCCCTGTGTGTCTATTCAGCAGTTCACCACTGAAGACTGGAGTGCTCAGCCTGCTGCTGAAGACTGGTCTGCAGCTCCCACTGCTCAGGCCACCGAGTGGGTAGGAACAACCACTGAGTGGTCTTAA